Proteins encoded by one window of Mustela erminea isolate mMusErm1 chromosome 5, mMusErm1.Pri, whole genome shotgun sequence:
- the FES gene encoding tyrosine-protein kinase Fes/Fps isoform X1, with product MGFSSELCSAQGHGALQQMQEAELRLLEGMRKWMAQRVKSDREYAGLLHHMSLQDSGGRGMSPNSPISQSWAEITSQTEGLSRLLRQHAEDLNSGPLSKLGLLIRERQQLRKTYSEQWQQLQQDLTKAHNQDIEKLKSQYRVLARDSAQARRKYQEASKDKDRDKAKDKYVRSLWKLFAHHNRYVLGVRAAQLHHQHHHQLLLPGLLQSLQDLHQEMACILKEILQEYLEISSLVQDEVAAIHLEMAAAVARIQPETEYQGFLRQYGSTPDIPPCVTFDESLLEEGELLAAGELQLNELTVESVQHTLTSVTDELAAATETVLSRQEAVTQLQRDLWNEEQNTHPRERVQLLAKKQVLQEALQGLQVALCSQAKLQAQQELLQAKLEQLGPGEPPPVLLLQDDRHSTSSSEQEREGGRTPTLEILKSHISGIFRPKFSLPPPLQLVPEVQKPLHEQLWYHGAIPRAEVAELLTHSGDFLVRESQGKQEYVLSVLWDGQPRHFIIQSTDNLYRLEGDGFPSIPLLIDHLLRSQQPLTKKSGIVLNRAVPKDKWVLNHEDLVLGEQIGRGNFGEVFSGRLRADNTLVAVKSCRETLPPDLKAKFLQEARILKQYNHPNIVRLIGVCTQKQPIYIVMELVQGGDFLTFLRTEGSRLRMKTLLQMVGDAAAGMEYLESKCCIHRDLAARNCLVTEKNVLKISDFGMSREEADGIYAASGGLRQVPVKWTAPEALNYGRYSSESDVWSFGILLWETFSLGAPPYPNLSNQQTREFVEKGGRLPCPELCPDAVFRLMEQCWAYEPAERPGFSAISQELQSIRKRHR from the exons ATGGGCTTCTCTTCAGAGCTGTGCAGCGCCCAGGGCCATGGGGCCCTGCAGCAGATGCAGGAGGCCGAGCTGCGGCTGCTGGAGGGCATGAGGAAGTGGATGGCCCAGCGGGTCAAGAGCGACAGGGAGTATGCAGGGCTGCTGCACCACATGTCCCTGCAGGACAGTGGGGGCCGGGGCATGAGCCCCAACAGCCCCATCAGCCAG TCCTGGGCAGAGATCACCAGCCAGACAGAAGGCCTGAGCCGCTTGCTGAGGCAGCACGCGGAGGATCTGAACTCAGGGCCCCTGAGCAAGCTGGGCTTGCTGATCCGGGAGCGGCAGCAGCTGCGCAAGACCTACAGCGAGCAGTGGCAGCAGCTACAGCAGGACCTCACCAAG GCCCACAACCAGGACATCGAGAAGCTGAAGAGCCAGTACCGAGTCCTGGCACGGGACAGCGCCCAGGCCAGACGCAAGTACCAGGAGGCCAGCAAAG ACAAGGACCGAGACAAGGCCAAGGACAAGTATGTGCGCAGCCTGTGGAAGCTATTCGCTCATCACAACCGCTACGTGCTGGGCGTGCGGGCCGCGCAGCtgcaccaccagcaccaccaccagcTCCTGCTCCCCGGCCTGCTACAGTCGCTGCAGGACCTGCACCAGGAGATGGCCTGTATCCT GAAGGAGATCCTGCAGGAGTACCTGGAGATTAGCAGCCTGGTGCAGGACGAGGTGGCGGCCATTCACCTGGAGATGGCGGCAGCGGTTGCCCGCATCCAGCCCGAGACTGAGTACCAAGGCTTCCTGAGACAGTATGG GTCCACACCTGACATCCCACCCTGTGTCACCTTCGATGAGTCACTGCTTGAGGAGGGTGAGCTGCTGGCTGCGGGGGAGCTGCAGCTGAACGAGCTGACCGTGGAGAGCGTGCAGCACAC GCTGACCTCAGTGACAGATGAACTGGCCGCGGCCACGGAGACGGTGCTCAGCCGGCAGGAGGCGGTCACCCAGCTGCAGCGCGACCTCTGGAACGAGGAGCAGAACACCCATCCCCGGGAGCG GGTGCAGCTGCTGGCCAAGAAGCAGGTGTTGCAGGAGGCGCTGCAGGGGCTGCAGGTGGCTCTGTGCAGCCAGGCCAAGCTGCAGGCCCAGCAGGAGCTGCTGCAGGCCAAGCTGGAGCAGCTGGGCCCCGGGGAGCCCCCGCCCGTGCTGCTCCTGCAGGACGACCGCCACTCCACGTCGTCCTCG GAGCAGGAGCGAGAAGGGGGAAGGACACCCACCCTGGAGATCCTTAAGAGCCACATCTCGGGAATCTTCCGCCCCAAGTTCTCG ctccctccacccctgcagcTCGTGCCAGAGGTGCAGAAGCCGCTGCACGAGCAGCTGTGGTACCACGGGGCCATCCCACGGGCAGAGGTGGCTGAGCTGCTGACACACTCCGGGGACTTCCTGGTGCGGGAGAGTCAGGGCAAGCAGGAGTACGTGCTGTCTGTGCTGTGGGACGGCCAGCCCCGGCACTTCATCATCCAGTCCACTGAC AACCTATACCGACTGGAAGGGGACGGCTTTCCCAGTATCCCCTTGCTCATCGACCACCTGCTACGCTCCCAGCAGCCCCTCACCAAGAAGAGCGGTATCGTCCTGAACAGGGCTGTGCCCAAG gacaAGTGGGTGCTAAACCACGAGGACCTGGTGTTGGGGGAGCAGATTGGGCGG GGGAACTTCGGTGAAGTGTTCAGTGGACGCCTGAGGGCCGACAATACTCTGGTGGCGGTGAAGTCTTGTCGGGAGACGCTCCCACCTGACCTCAAGGCCAAGTTTCTGCAGGAAGCAAG GATTCTGAAGCAGTACAACCACCCCAACATCGTTCGTCTCATTGGCGTCTGCACCCAGAAGCAGCCCATCTACATTGTCATGGAGCTTGTGCAGG gGGGCGACTTCCTGACCTTCCTGCGGACTGAGGGCTCCCGCCTGCGGATGAAGACCCTGCTGCAGATGGTGGGGGATGCCGCTGCGGGCATGGAGTACCTGGAGAGCAAGTGCTGCATCCACCG GGACCTGGCGGCTCGGAACTGCCTGGTGACAGAGAAGAACGTCCTGAAGATCAGTGACTTCGGGATGTCCCGGGAGGAGGCCGATGGGATCTATGCAGCCTCCGGGGGCCTCAGACAAGTCCCGGTGAAGTGGACAGCTCCGGAGGCTCTTAACTACG gaCGCTACTCCTCGGAGAGCGACGTGTGGAGCTTCGGGATCCTGCTCTGGGAGACCTTCAGCCTGGGGGCCCCCCCGTACCCCAACCTCAGCAACCAGCAGACGCGGGAGTTTGTGGAAAAGG GGGGCCGCCTGCCCTGCCCCGAGCTCTGCCCCGACGCCGTGTTCCGGCTCATGGAGCAGTGCTGGGCCTACGAGCCCGCGGAGCGGCCCGGCTTCAGCGCCATCTCCCAGGAGCTGCAGAGCATCCGGAAGCGGCACCGGTGA
- the FES gene encoding tyrosine-protein kinase Fes/Fps isoform X2 — protein MGFSSELCSAQGHGALQQMQEAELRLLEGMRKWMAQRVKSDREYAGLLHHMSLQDSGGRGMSPNSPISQSWAEITSQTEGLSRLLRQHAEDLNSGPLSKLGLLIRERQQLRKTYSEQWQQLQQDLTKAHNQDIEKLKSQYRVLARDSAQARRKYQEASKDKDRDKAKDKYVRSLWKLFAHHNRYVLGVRAAQLHHQHHHQLLLPGLLQSLQDLHQEMACILKEILQEYLEISSLVQDEVAAIHLEMAAAVARIQPETEYQGFLRQYGSTPDIPPCVTFDESLLEEGELLAAGELQLNELTVESVQHTLTSVTDELAAATETVLSRQEAVTQLQRDLWNEEQNTHPRERVQLLAKKQVLQEALQGLQVALCSQAKLQAQQELLQAKLEQLGPGEPPPVLLLQDDRHSTSSSEQEREGGRTPTLEILKSHISGIFRPKFSLPPPLQLVPEVQKPLHEQLWYHGAIPRAEVAELLTHSGDFLVRESQGKQEYVLSVLWDGQPRHFIIQSTDNLYRLEGDGFPSIPLLIDHLLRSQQPLTKKSGIVLNRAVPKGNFGEVFSGRLRADNTLVAVKSCRETLPPDLKAKFLQEARILKQYNHPNIVRLIGVCTQKQPIYIVMELVQGGDFLTFLRTEGSRLRMKTLLQMVGDAAAGMEYLESKCCIHRDLAARNCLVTEKNVLKISDFGMSREEADGIYAASGGLRQVPVKWTAPEALNYGRYSSESDVWSFGILLWETFSLGAPPYPNLSNQQTREFVEKGGRLPCPELCPDAVFRLMEQCWAYEPAERPGFSAISQELQSIRKRHR, from the exons ATGGGCTTCTCTTCAGAGCTGTGCAGCGCCCAGGGCCATGGGGCCCTGCAGCAGATGCAGGAGGCCGAGCTGCGGCTGCTGGAGGGCATGAGGAAGTGGATGGCCCAGCGGGTCAAGAGCGACAGGGAGTATGCAGGGCTGCTGCACCACATGTCCCTGCAGGACAGTGGGGGCCGGGGCATGAGCCCCAACAGCCCCATCAGCCAG TCCTGGGCAGAGATCACCAGCCAGACAGAAGGCCTGAGCCGCTTGCTGAGGCAGCACGCGGAGGATCTGAACTCAGGGCCCCTGAGCAAGCTGGGCTTGCTGATCCGGGAGCGGCAGCAGCTGCGCAAGACCTACAGCGAGCAGTGGCAGCAGCTACAGCAGGACCTCACCAAG GCCCACAACCAGGACATCGAGAAGCTGAAGAGCCAGTACCGAGTCCTGGCACGGGACAGCGCCCAGGCCAGACGCAAGTACCAGGAGGCCAGCAAAG ACAAGGACCGAGACAAGGCCAAGGACAAGTATGTGCGCAGCCTGTGGAAGCTATTCGCTCATCACAACCGCTACGTGCTGGGCGTGCGGGCCGCGCAGCtgcaccaccagcaccaccaccagcTCCTGCTCCCCGGCCTGCTACAGTCGCTGCAGGACCTGCACCAGGAGATGGCCTGTATCCT GAAGGAGATCCTGCAGGAGTACCTGGAGATTAGCAGCCTGGTGCAGGACGAGGTGGCGGCCATTCACCTGGAGATGGCGGCAGCGGTTGCCCGCATCCAGCCCGAGACTGAGTACCAAGGCTTCCTGAGACAGTATGG GTCCACACCTGACATCCCACCCTGTGTCACCTTCGATGAGTCACTGCTTGAGGAGGGTGAGCTGCTGGCTGCGGGGGAGCTGCAGCTGAACGAGCTGACCGTGGAGAGCGTGCAGCACAC GCTGACCTCAGTGACAGATGAACTGGCCGCGGCCACGGAGACGGTGCTCAGCCGGCAGGAGGCGGTCACCCAGCTGCAGCGCGACCTCTGGAACGAGGAGCAGAACACCCATCCCCGGGAGCG GGTGCAGCTGCTGGCCAAGAAGCAGGTGTTGCAGGAGGCGCTGCAGGGGCTGCAGGTGGCTCTGTGCAGCCAGGCCAAGCTGCAGGCCCAGCAGGAGCTGCTGCAGGCCAAGCTGGAGCAGCTGGGCCCCGGGGAGCCCCCGCCCGTGCTGCTCCTGCAGGACGACCGCCACTCCACGTCGTCCTCG GAGCAGGAGCGAGAAGGGGGAAGGACACCCACCCTGGAGATCCTTAAGAGCCACATCTCGGGAATCTTCCGCCCCAAGTTCTCG ctccctccacccctgcagcTCGTGCCAGAGGTGCAGAAGCCGCTGCACGAGCAGCTGTGGTACCACGGGGCCATCCCACGGGCAGAGGTGGCTGAGCTGCTGACACACTCCGGGGACTTCCTGGTGCGGGAGAGTCAGGGCAAGCAGGAGTACGTGCTGTCTGTGCTGTGGGACGGCCAGCCCCGGCACTTCATCATCCAGTCCACTGAC AACCTATACCGACTGGAAGGGGACGGCTTTCCCAGTATCCCCTTGCTCATCGACCACCTGCTACGCTCCCAGCAGCCCCTCACCAAGAAGAGCGGTATCGTCCTGAACAGGGCTGTGCCCAAG GGGAACTTCGGTGAAGTGTTCAGTGGACGCCTGAGGGCCGACAATACTCTGGTGGCGGTGAAGTCTTGTCGGGAGACGCTCCCACCTGACCTCAAGGCCAAGTTTCTGCAGGAAGCAAG GATTCTGAAGCAGTACAACCACCCCAACATCGTTCGTCTCATTGGCGTCTGCACCCAGAAGCAGCCCATCTACATTGTCATGGAGCTTGTGCAGG gGGGCGACTTCCTGACCTTCCTGCGGACTGAGGGCTCCCGCCTGCGGATGAAGACCCTGCTGCAGATGGTGGGGGATGCCGCTGCGGGCATGGAGTACCTGGAGAGCAAGTGCTGCATCCACCG GGACCTGGCGGCTCGGAACTGCCTGGTGACAGAGAAGAACGTCCTGAAGATCAGTGACTTCGGGATGTCCCGGGAGGAGGCCGATGGGATCTATGCAGCCTCCGGGGGCCTCAGACAAGTCCCGGTGAAGTGGACAGCTCCGGAGGCTCTTAACTACG gaCGCTACTCCTCGGAGAGCGACGTGTGGAGCTTCGGGATCCTGCTCTGGGAGACCTTCAGCCTGGGGGCCCCCCCGTACCCCAACCTCAGCAACCAGCAGACGCGGGAGTTTGTGGAAAAGG GGGGCCGCCTGCCCTGCCCCGAGCTCTGCCCCGACGCCGTGTTCCGGCTCATGGAGCAGTGCTGGGCCTACGAGCCCGCGGAGCGGCCCGGCTTCAGCGCCATCTCCCAGGAGCTGCAGAGCATCCGGAAGCGGCACCGGTGA